The Levilactobacillus namurensis genomic interval TTTGTCGTCTTCATAAATTGATTATTAACGGGTCAGGTAGGCCTCGAACGGCTTCCCCGCTAACGCGTCGGCCTCAAGGTCCGGATTGAAGCGTTGATGCTTCAACATGGCCACTTCATACCCGTGAGGATTGGCCCCCGTCTTACGGTCGGGTCCCACCGGCGGGGTCTCCATGATTTTAGGCACGGCCGTCAGCTGCGGGTGGTGCGCAATCTGGTTTAACACGTCAAAGCCCAGGGTACCGAACCCAATGTTCGTGTGTCGGTCTTTATGGCTGCCCTGGGGGTTCTTCGAATCATTCAAGTGCACGACCTTCAGGCGGTCCAACCCGATAACGTGGTCGAAGGTATTCAGAACACCGTCAAAATCAGACGCAATGGCGTAGCCCGCGTCACTGGTGTGACACGTGTCAAAGCACACCGACAGGCGGTCGTTAGCACTGACTTGATCGATGATGGCTGCCAGTTCCTCAAACGTCCGCCCGACCTCGGTGCCCTTTCCCGCCATGGTTTCTAAGGCAATCTGGACGGGAATATCCGGCGTCGCAGCCAGAATCTGGTCAAGGCCCTGCGCAATCTGGGCAATCGCCGCCGGCGCCCCCGCTCCCACGTGGGCCCCCGGGTGTAGGACAATCTGATGGGCCCCAATCGCCGCGGCCCGTTGAATTTCCGCCGTTAAGAATTCCACCGCAAACACAAAGTTTTCTGGCTTCTTGGTGTTCCCTAAGTTGACCACGTAAGGGGCATGAACCACCACGGCCCGCTGCGCATGCGCTGCCATGTAGGCTTGTCCTGCCGCTGCGTTCAACTCGGCAATCGGCTTACGGCGTGTGTTCTGAGGCGCCCCCGTATAAACCATAAAGACGTTTTCGTCAGCGGCCGCCGCCTCCTGGGCCGCCCCCAATAACATGGGCTTTCCCTTCATACTCACGTGTGAGCCAATCAGCAATGTCGGTGCTTCACTCATCATCCTCATCCTTTCTCGTTCGAATTAACCGTGCCACCCGTCGACTGGCCGTCCCGTCTTCCCAATCACAGAAGCGGTGATAAAAGGCCGCTTGGGCCGCCGCGTGATCAGGGAATTGCCCGTGATCCCGCCAGACGTCCAGTTGCTGGTAGAAGCTGGACACCTTGGTGACCAGCGGTCCTGGTAAGGTCTGCGCCGTATAGTCGAAGTAAAACCCCCGTAGTTGGTCGCGGTAATGAGCCAAGTCATAGGCAAAGAACAACTGGGGCCGCTTCAAGTTTGCGTAGTCAAACATCACGGACGAGTAATCCGTGATCAACAGATTCGAAATCAAATATAACTCGGCAATGTCGGTCTCCGCCAACACCGTTACCCGGTCCTCATACCCCCGAATGTCCACTTGGTCTTTGACCAAATAATGGGGGCGAATCACCAAATGCGTATTGGCCGACACGTGCCGAAAGAATTCGCCCAGATTAAAAGGTAGGTCGAAACGGTAGACCCCCGGCCGAATTGCATCGTCATCCCGCCAAGTCGGCGCATAGGTGACCACGGGACCCGTCACCCCCGGCAACAGGCGTTGCTTTACCGCCGCCACTTGGTCGGGGGTGTCCGCCGTGTACAGCACATCGTTACGGGGATACCCGATTGGCAAGAACCGTCCGCGATAGCCGAACGCCCGTTTAAAGATCTCTTGAGAATACTGGTTGGGCGCAATCAGGTAATCCCAGCGATTGGCCGCCGTCACAAAGTTCGCGTGGTAACGCGCCGTGGTCTGTCCCGGGATCGCCACGTGGTCGATGTCGGTCCCTAACTTCTTCAAGGGGGTCCCGTGCCAGGTCTGAATCGTGGTGGTCCGTCGGTTAGCGTGCCACCAATTCGGTAAGCGGGAATTCAAGACCCAGAATTCCGCGCGGGCCATCAAGTAGACCCACTTGGGGGTGAAGCGCTTGATTAACTGAATCTCCGGGTACTTCGCGTGCAACGCCGCGTACTCCCGGGGTTTCACACTAAAGTACGCCGTGGTCCGATAACGGGGATCTTCTGCCACTAATTCCCGGTAAATCGCGGCTGGATTATCATTGACATCCTTGCCGTTAAAACTCTCAAACAGCACGAGTCGTCGCTTAATGGGTAAACAAATAAGCCCATCGTTCAATACGATGAGCCCATAGCGAGCAACTAGCTTTGCCATCTGGATAACGCTCTTTCGCCCGTTAGCCATGGTTAGGTTGCTCCTTTCTAACTTAAATCAAATCGACGAATCGTGACCGGAACTTGTAGTGTAAGTGAGACCCTAACAAGAGCACGAAGAACACGAACGCCCAGAATTCTAACGTCAATAAGGGGTGTTGCCAGAACCAGCCGGTTCCCAAGAAGGATTCCCGGAACCCGTTAACGATGTAGTAATACGGGTTCAGTTCCAACAAGTGCACGAATGGTGCTGGGAAGGACGTAGTCACAAAGTTGAACAGGACACCGGACACATAGAACAGCATCCGCATCACGGATTGTAACAAGATGTGGTAGTCACGGACCAGCACACTGATACATGAGTTGAAGACCCCTAACGCGACCAGTAACATAATCATCGCGAAGAAGTAATACAACCACTGGAACCAAGCCACTTTAGGGTAGACCCCGTTCAGCAGCCCGATCACGATGGAAAACGCCATCATGGTCCAAAACGAGCTCAGGTTGCTGACGACTTTGATGGTCGGCAAGACCGAAACGGGAAACTTCATCTTAGCGACCATGTTGACCCGTTGGTAAATACTCTTAGACGCGTCCAACGTCGAACGGTTCATGAAGAACCACGGGGAGATTCCAATCACCATCCAAGGCAGGTAACTGGTCCCATTCAACGGTTGGCCGTGCTTTAACCCGACCCCGAAGACTAACCAGTAGATTCCAATCTGAATCAGTGGGTACAAGTATTCCCACATTAACCCTAAATAATGGCTTTGATAACTCGCTTGATCTTCGTAGCGGGAAATCCGAAAAATAATTCCCAGACTCGAGATCTGTTCTTTGAATAAGGTCATGACCTCTTTCAAGGCACTGCACTCCTTTAAATTTTAATCGTTCGCGACCGGCTTGAACACCGTCAAGTAGTGGTCCACGACCCGGTCGGTGGCCCGACCATCGTTGGCCGTATTCCACCGCGCATTGAATTGCGTCAAGTCCGTCTGACGGTCGGCTACGATAGCCGCGGCCAATTCTTGGCTCGTCCGTAAGACCGGACCTGGCAACCAATCCAAGAGGTCCGATTGAACCCCGGGGTTACGCGTGTAACTGGGTAAATCAAATAAATAAAACAGCAGACTGTGGGCGTTGCTCAACAGACTGTAGTCGAAGGCCACGGATGAGTAATCTGTAACCACCGTCTCCGCCACCGTCAACAGTTCCGTGGTACTGACCATCGGTGCAGAGACGACTTGGTCGCCCAGCTCCCGGTGCAGATCGCTGGCCGCTGTCGCCAAAGCCGGATGGAGCTTCACCACAACTCTGGCCTGCGGATCCGCAGCCAAGGCCTGACTTAACCCTTGAGGTGGCGTGAACGTCACGCCCTCACGATACGTGGGGGCGTACAAGATAACCCGGTGACCCATTAAAGCCGGTACTGCTTGGTAGACCCGTTGCCGGGTCCGTTCGACCCACTGGTCATCCCGCAACCGGTCCGATCGCGGGTAACCCAAGACGCGCATCTTATTCGCCGGCGCGTGATAGCTGCGTTGAAAGACCGCCCCCATCGCGGGGGAGCCCACCACGTACTCGTCAAAGTGATCATAAACGGCTTGGAACCGTCGTTGGTCACTCGCCGACCGCTGCTTGGTCGTTGGGTCTTCCCAACCGAAGCGCTTAATGGCCCCGGCCGCATGCCACAACTGAACGATACGCATTCCCTGGGGATGATAAAGTCCCCCTAAAAAGGCGTAGTAGTTGTCGCAAAACAGGATATGGGCCGTCATGATCACGGGAATCCCCGTTAAAACGAACCGTAACCCGTCCCGAAAGACATGCGTTTGAATGCCGCCGGCTGCCAGTTCCTGAGCGACCGCCGCTTGAGCCGGTCGGTAAAACACCACCAGCTGGGAACCCGTCGGTAACGCCTGGGCCAACGAGCGAATCAACGCAACGTTATCGTTGAAGCTCATCAGGTACACCACGTTGTTTCGACGGCGCATCCCCGTTACATGAGACATCAGCCGCACCAACCACAAATAAAATTCTTTCACATTCATCACCAATAGTTTTCAATTTTTGCGGCCCATAAC includes:
- a CDS encoding ABC transporter permease, whose amino-acid sequence is MKEVMTLFKEQISSLGIIFRISRYEDQASYQSHYLGLMWEYLYPLIQIGIYWLVFGVGLKHGQPLNGTSYLPWMVIGISPWFFMNRSTLDASKSIYQRVNMVAKMKFPVSVLPTIKVVSNLSSFWTMMAFSIVIGLLNGVYPKVAWFQWLYYFFAMIMLLVALGVFNSCISVLVRDYHILLQSVMRMLFYVSGVLFNFVTTSFPAPFVHLLELNPYYYIVNGFRESFLGTGWFWQHPLLTLEFWAFVFFVLLLGSHLHYKFRSRFVDLI
- a CDS encoding CDP-glycerol glycerophosphotransferase family protein, with the translated sequence MSHVTGMRRRNNVVYLMSFNDNVALIRSLAQALPTGSQLVVFYRPAQAAVAQELAAGGIQTHVFRDGLRFVLTGIPVIMTAHILFCDNYYAFLGGLYHPQGMRIVQLWHAAGAIKRFGWEDPTTKQRSASDQRRFQAVYDHFDEYVVGSPAMGAVFQRSYHAPANKMRVLGYPRSDRLRDDQWVERTRQRVYQAVPALMGHRVILYAPTYREGVTFTPPQGLSQALAADPQARVVVKLHPALATAASDLHRELGDQVVSAPMVSTTELLTVAETVVTDYSSVAFDYSLLSNAHSLLFYLFDLPSYTRNPGVQSDLLDWLPGPVLRTSQELAAAIVADRQTDLTQFNARWNTANDGRATDRVVDHYLTVFKPVAND
- a CDS encoding deoxyribonuclease IV: MSEAPTLLIGSHVSMKGKPMLLGAAQEAAAADENVFMVYTGAPQNTRRKPIAELNAAAGQAYMAAHAQRAVVVHAPYVVNLGNTKKPENFVFAVEFLTAEIQRAAAIGAHQIVLHPGAHVGAGAPAAIAQIAQGLDQILAATPDIPVQIALETMAGKGTEVGRTFEELAAIIDQVSANDRLSVCFDTCHTSDAGYAIASDFDGVLNTFDHVIGLDRLKVVHLNDSKNPQGSHKDRHTNIGFGTLGFDVLNQIAHHPQLTAVPKIMETPPVGPDRKTGANPHGYEVAMLKHQRFNPDLEADALAGKPFEAYLTR
- a CDS encoding CDP-glycerol glycerophosphotransferase family protein gives rise to the protein MANGRKSVIQMAKLVARYGLIVLNDGLICLPIKRRLVLFESFNGKDVNDNPAAIYRELVAEDPRYRTTAYFSVKPREYAALHAKYPEIQLIKRFTPKWVYLMARAEFWVLNSRLPNWWHANRRTTTIQTWHGTPLKKLGTDIDHVAIPGQTTARYHANFVTAANRWDYLIAPNQYSQEIFKRAFGYRGRFLPIGYPRNDVLYTADTPDQVAAVKQRLLPGVTGPVVTYAPTWRDDDAIRPGVYRFDLPFNLGEFFRHVSANTHLVIRPHYLVKDQVDIRGYEDRVTVLAETDIAELYLISNLLITDYSSVMFDYANLKRPQLFFAYDLAHYRDQLRGFYFDYTAQTLPGPLVTKVSSFYQQLDVWRDHGQFPDHAAAQAAFYHRFCDWEDGTASRRVARLIRTRKDEDDE